In the Phaseolus vulgaris cultivar G19833 chromosome 7, P. vulgaris v2.0, whole genome shotgun sequence genome, one interval contains:
- the LOC137830519 gene encoding ATP synthase subunit d, mitochondrial, protein MSGTVKKVTDVAFKVGRNIDWDGMAKLLVSDEARREFSNLRRAFDEVNSQLETKFSQEPEPIDWDYYRKGIGTRLVDMYKEHYESIEVPKFVDTVTPQYKAKFDSLLIELKEAEEKSLLESERLEKEVAEVQELKKKLSTMTADEYFEKHPELKKKFDDEIRNDNWGY, encoded by the exons ATGAGCGGAACGGTGAAGAAAGTTACCGATGTGGCGTTCAAGGTGGGAAGGAACATTGATTGGGATGGAATGGCGAAGCTTCTCGTCTCCGACGAGGCTCGCAGGGAGTTCTCGAATCTCCGTCGCGCTTTCGACGAGGTTAACTCCCAACTCGAAACAAAGTTCAGTCAG GAACCTGAGCCCATCGACTGGGATTATTACAGGAAAGGCATTGGCACTCGTTTGGTGGACATGTACAAGGAGCATTACGAGA GCATTGAGGTCCCCAAGTTTGTTGACACAGTAACCCCTCAGTATAAGGCTAAATTTGACTCCCTG TTGATTGAGCTTAAAGAAGCAGAAGAGAAATCTTTGCTGGAGTCTGAACGTTTGGAGAAGGAAGTTGCTGAAGTACAAGAGTTGAAG AAAAAGCTTAGTACCATGACGGCAGATGAGTACTTCGAAAAGCATCCTGAGCTTAAGAAGAAGTTTGATGATGAGATCAGGAATGATAACTGGGGCTATTGA